A genome region from Desulfonatronovibrio magnus includes the following:
- a CDS encoding DUF6447 family protein — MPTITIDGKEYDSETISDEAKAQLASIQFVDRKIAELKAEVAAMQTARNGYARALSEMLNKE, encoded by the coding sequence ATGCCTACAATAACCATCGACGGAAAAGAGTACGATTCAGAAACCATATCAGACGAAGCCAAGGCCCAGCTGGCCTCAATCCAGTTTGTAGACCGCAAAATAGCCGAGCTTAAGGCTGAGGTTGCGGCTATGCAGACTGCACGGAATGGCTATGCACGGGCTTTATCTGAGATGCTGAACAAAGAGTAA